A single Triticum dicoccoides isolate Atlit2015 ecotype Zavitan chromosome 2A, WEW_v2.0, whole genome shotgun sequence DNA region contains:
- the LOC119352868 gene encoding phosphoglycerate mutase-like protein 1, with protein MEASSSTALYPQRRCKNIYLVRHAQGIHNVEGDKDHSAYKSPALVDAHITPLGWSQVDCLREHVTKCGLAKKIELVVVSPLMRTLQTAVGVFGGGNCTDGESASPLLMVKGAGHSGRQAISSLDCPPFLAVEACRERLGVHPCDKRSSVTKYRTLFPAIDFSLIENDEDVLWEPNVREAIDVVAARGMKFLDWLWTREENEIAIVTHSSFLDFTLNMYSKECHPTIGEDMRKRFANCELRSMVLVDRSKLGSDTPTCDFPGKIPAGLDLPSDVADKKQIEEASNGNRGAVGCLEHTHMSSPTRLIST; from the exons ATGGAGGCCAGTTCTAGCACTGCTCTCTATCCTCAGCGCCGCTGCAAAAACATCTACCTG GTGAGGCATGCTCAGGGTATACATAATGTGGAAGGCGACAAGGATCACAGCGCCTACAAGTCGCCTGCGCTGGTCGATGCTCACATCACCCCTTTGGGCTGGAGCCAA GTTGATTGCCTGCGAGAGCATGTGACAAAATGCGGACTAGCAAAAAAGATTGAGTTGGTTGTTGTTTCCCCTCTAATGAG GACTCTGCAGACTGCAGTGGGGGTCTTTGGCGGTGGAAACTGTACCGATGGAGAAAGTGCATCACCGTTACTAATGGTAAAAGGTGCTGGGCACAGTGGGCGTCAAGCGATTTCAAGTTTGGACTGCCCGCCGTTTCTCGCAGTCGAGGCCTGCAGGGAGCGCTTG GGTGTGCATCCCTGTGACAAGAGGAGCAGCGTAACAAAATATCGCACTCTCTTTCCTGCCATTGATTTTTCCCTG ATAGAGAATGATGAAGATGTTCTTTGGGAACCCAATGTCAGAGAAGCAATTGACGTTGTTGCTGCCAGGGGCATGAAGTTCCTTGACTG GTTATGGACAAGAGAAGAAAATGAGATAGCTATTGTCACCCATAGCAGTTTCTTAGATTTCACTTTAAACATGTACAGTAAAGAGTGTCATCCAACCATAGGAGAGGATATGCGCAAACG CTTTGCGAACTGCGAGCTCAGGTCGATGGTGCTGGTCGACAGAAG TAAGCTTGGATCAGATACCCCTACATGCGATTTCCCTGGGAAGATACCGGCGGGACTTGATCTGCCTAGTGATGTGGCAGACAAGAAGCAGATTGAAGAAGCTAGCAATGGGAACCGGGGAGCGGTTGGTTGTCTAGAGCACACGCACATGAGCTCGCCCACTCGCCTCATTTCTACCTAA